In Zonotrichia leucophrys gambelii isolate GWCS_2022_RI chromosome 27, RI_Zleu_2.0, whole genome shotgun sequence, the genomic window gctgcccagggctgcctcaGACCCAGCCCCAGTCCAGGCCCCGGTTCCTGATCGTGCCCCGGACCCGCTCACGTTCCCGGTCTCCTTCCCATTTCAAGCCCCTGTCCCACTCCCgttcccatcccaaacctccaTCCCAGTCCTGTCCCACTCCCATTCCTGTCACTGTCCCGTTCTCCCTCCCATTCCTATTCTTGTCCCTTCCCAACCCCACGCCCGTTCCCATTCCTGTCCTGCTCCAATTCCCACTCCCGTTTCCATTCCCGTTCCAGGCCCCTGTCCCGTCCCATGCCCAggcccctgtcccagccccgttcccgttcccgtcTCTCACCCCGCCGCCATCGCGTCCCGCCACTACTGAGCGCCGCCATCTTGGTCGCGCCGGCGCAAGGGCCTATCGGAAGGTGGAGGATCGTCACTTCCAGCGCGCCTGTCTCCATAGCAACGGCGTGACGCGGCCTGGGCGCGGCCTGGTTGCTCGGATCGGGGGCACTGAACCCCCCAAAGTGAGGGACACTGAGCCCCAAACCCGGGAACCGCTCCCGGTGAGCCCCCTGGCCCTTCCGGGGGTCTCTGAGCCCCAAACCCGCGGTACCCggtcctgctgagcagcagtgGCTCCATCTCAGGGGTCTCTAAGAGCCCCCATCCAGCGGGGCCTGGTCCCAGtgaccccccagccccatgccGGGGGTCTCTGAGATCCCCATACCGGGGCTCTCGGTCTCACTGATgcctgcagtgccagtgccatAATCCCCCTGGGTAcagagcccctctgccccccgTGGGGTCCCACCATCCCCAACCCACAGGATTGTCACCCTCTGTTCCCTCAGAGCCTGCTCCTCCATCACCCCTGAGAGGGGACAAGGACCCCCAGGCCACCGCGCCATGGCTGAGCAAGGGGACGCCCTTTGTGGGGGTGAGTGAGGCACTGGGGggctcctccctgcaggaggggctgcccctgccctggacCCCCACTCTGAATCCCCGCAGCCCCCGAGGAGCCGCAGCCCCCAGGAGTGACCCTCAGTGACAGCCTCATCTCCACCCGCACACGGTGaggacccccagagccccccgggTGGGCAGagagggggctcagggcaccccaaaaccccccctgtgtcccccacaGCTCCACGGGGCCGCTGCCCACCGGCACCCTCCGCTTGGACCGGGAGAACATCTCCTGCATCGGGAAAACCCGCGGGCAGGAAGGGATCCACAGCCTCTACCTGCAGCAGGTACGGAGCTGGGGGGCACGGACAGCCCAGTTCTGATCCCACAGACACCCCAGGCCTGATACTGggggcacagagaccccaaTTCTGATACTGggggcacagagaccccaaTTCTGATCCCACAGACACCCCAGGCCTCATACTGggggcacagagaccccaaTTCTGATACTGGGGGCACAGAGACCCCAGTTCTGATCCCACAGACACCCCAGTTCTGCTCCCGTTTTCCCTCCCCAATCTCCAGAAGGGAACAGTTTCCCTCCACCCTTGAGGGTtttgtcccagtgtccccccagtccCACCATGGAGGTCTCGGAGCCTCCCCCCATTCCACCCCCCCTGGGATTCCAGTGTTCCCAAACCCACATGAGGATAACTCAGGTCAGGGCCCTGAATTCTGGGATCTTTGCATGTCCCCCCCTACACCAGAATCTCCTGTGTTGCCCCCAGGATTGGTTGGAGCAATCCCAGAGTGTtcccaaaatgtgaattttcagtcagcaagcaaaacaaacaaaaccccaaaaaaacaaaacaaaactcaaaaaaaaactcccaaagAAACCACCACC contains:
- the LRRC46 gene encoding leucine-rich repeat-containing protein 46 — translated: MAEQGDALCGAPEEPQPPGVTLSDSLISTRTRSTGPLPTGTLRLDRENISCIGKTRGQEGIHSLYLQQNQIEKLENLECFPNLRYIRRAGAGL